In Nonomuraea muscovyensis, one genomic interval encodes:
- a CDS encoding STAS domain-containing protein, which yields MELKVSTRSHAGHALVAIAGEIDLYTAPHLQSEFTRLLQDGPSRVVIDMSGVDFCDSTGMNVLLSALKRMKERGGSLHVAAPRPAVRKILQVTGLDSVFTVHDEVPQEFLIAEGS from the coding sequence GTGGAGCTCAAGGTCTCGACTCGATCACATGCCGGCCATGCACTCGTTGCGATCGCCGGCGAAATCGACCTCTATACGGCACCCCACCTGCAGTCGGAGTTCACCCGCCTGCTGCAGGACGGGCCCAGCCGCGTGGTCATCGACATGTCCGGCGTGGATTTCTGCGACTCCACGGGGATGAACGTCCTGCTGTCGGCGCTCAAACGGATGAAGGAGCGCGGCGGCTCCCTCCACGTGGCCGCCCCCCGGCCGGCCGTCCGCAAGATCCTGCAGGTCACCGGGCTCGACTCGGTGTTCACCGTGCACGACGAGGTGCCGCAGGAGTTTCTCATCGCCGAGGGATCATGA
- a CDS encoding sensor histidine kinase: MGDEWAGSDDEIARAVLAASPNALIALDRDQTVLVWTPAAERLFGWTAEEMLGRRAPIVPDELTAEHNAVLERVRTGGQVRLQTRRLRSDGGVIDVRVDTSALVIGTSVVGYVCEHHPAEADEAARERVARRAQLVRRLTDVVADINAELELSAVLDRIAASLTELTGADAGGFVLIEGERLRLVSTHRLPETLKGATADLRTSLVGKLLRTGRTVLLESGGLGELVWAELSGLHTIALGLAAVGGRPYGALYALFADGRPGHLELELLELLAGHAGIAVGNAMAYQEAIRQRAHERALFDASADGIAVLDREGRVIRWNPAATELTALPADAVLDLPPPFALPGPGEKLTFRLPNGRWLDVVGAQIEETGEVVVDFRDVTQAKELEEAKDLFLATTSHELRTPITIVRGFASTLDARWDKLTDPERRSAVHTIAERARSLGRLMDHLLLGSRAGADELKVRVEAFDLTERIHAATLGLPELSDRHRVEVTVPEDLPPVRGDALATEIVLGQLLENAFKYSPAGGLIRVEAWPEDDTVVVVVDDEGVGIAPPDRERIFERFVQVDSGDRRRFGGVGLGLYIVRSLARAQGGDVSAHSRDGGGTRMRLVIGTASITGSDTPMR; this comes from the coding sequence GTGGGTGACGAGTGGGCCGGCAGTGACGACGAGATCGCCCGTGCGGTGCTCGCCGCCTCGCCCAACGCGCTGATCGCGCTCGACCGCGACCAGACCGTCCTGGTGTGGACGCCGGCGGCCGAACGGCTCTTCGGCTGGACAGCCGAGGAGATGCTGGGCCGCCGGGCGCCGATCGTGCCGGACGAGCTGACGGCCGAGCACAACGCGGTGCTCGAACGCGTGCGCACGGGCGGTCAGGTGAGGCTGCAGACCAGGCGGTTACGCAGCGACGGCGGCGTGATCGACGTCCGGGTCGACACGAGCGCGCTGGTCATCGGCACTTCGGTGGTGGGCTACGTCTGCGAACACCACCCCGCCGAGGCCGACGAGGCGGCCCGCGAGCGCGTGGCGCGCCGGGCGCAGCTCGTGCGCCGGCTGACCGACGTGGTCGCCGACATCAACGCCGAGCTGGAGTTGTCGGCCGTGCTCGACCGGATCGCGGCCAGCCTGACCGAGCTGACGGGCGCCGACGCGGGCGGCTTCGTGCTCATCGAGGGCGAACGCCTGCGCCTGGTGAGCACCCACCGGCTGCCCGAGACGCTCAAGGGCGCGACGGCCGATCTGCGCACCAGCCTCGTCGGCAAGCTGCTGCGCACCGGCCGGACCGTCCTGCTGGAGTCCGGCGGCCTCGGCGAACTGGTCTGGGCCGAGTTGTCCGGACTGCACACCATCGCGCTCGGTCTCGCGGCCGTGGGCGGGCGCCCCTACGGCGCGCTGTACGCGCTGTTCGCCGACGGCCGGCCCGGCCACCTGGAGCTGGAGCTGCTCGAACTGCTCGCCGGGCACGCGGGGATCGCCGTGGGCAACGCGATGGCCTACCAGGAGGCGATCCGCCAGCGGGCCCACGAGCGGGCGCTGTTCGACGCGAGCGCCGACGGCATCGCCGTGCTGGACCGCGAGGGACGGGTGATCCGGTGGAACCCCGCGGCGACCGAGCTCACCGCCCTGCCCGCCGACGCGGTGCTGGACCTGCCGCCGCCGTTCGCGCTGCCGGGGCCGGGCGAGAAGCTGACCTTCCGGCTGCCGAACGGGCGCTGGCTGGACGTGGTGGGCGCCCAGATCGAGGAGACCGGCGAGGTGGTGGTCGACTTCCGCGACGTGACCCAGGCCAAGGAACTGGAGGAGGCCAAGGACCTCTTCCTGGCCACCACCAGCCACGAGCTGCGCACCCCGATCACGATCGTGCGCGGCTTCGCCAGCACACTGGACGCGCGCTGGGACAAGCTGACCGACCCCGAGCGCCGCTCCGCCGTCCACACGATCGCCGAGCGGGCCCGGTCGCTGGGACGGCTCATGGACCATCTGCTGCTCGGCTCCCGCGCCGGCGCGGACGAGCTGAAGGTCCGGGTCGAGGCGTTCGACCTGACCGAACGCATCCACGCGGCGACGCTCGGCCTGCCCGAGCTGTCCGACCGGCACCGGGTCGAGGTGACCGTCCCGGAGGACCTGCCGCCGGTCCGGGGCGACGCGCTGGCCACCGAGATCGTGCTCGGCCAGTTGCTGGAGAACGCGTTCAAGTACAGCCCGGCAGGCGGCCTGATCCGGGTCGAGGCGTGGCCGGAGGACGACACGGTGGTGGTCGTCGTGGACGACGAGGGCGTCGGCATCGCCCCGCCGGACCGGGAACGGATCTTCGAGCGGTTCGTCCAGGTCGACAGCGGCGACCGCAGGAGGTTCGGCGGTGTCGGGCTCGGCCTCTACATCGTGCGGAGCCTGGCCAGGGCCCAGGGCGGCGACGTGAGCGCCCACTCGCGCGACGGCGGCGGCACCCGGATGCGGCTCGTCATCGGCACCGCCTCCATTACTGGATCCGACACACCGATGCGGTAA
- a CDS encoding sensor histidine kinase, whose amino-acid sequence MTGLGGLARAAAMGDLGVIVAVTAGLGLVVAVLGVWATWSLRRRSIGVMLAVVMVVSVVATLAGVVAITLMMIIEGRVRDIVLSVVAVGGLVGLGVAFALARRVVGESRRLVAAVRELPFTAPRGLPAELQTIADTLEEASARERALEEARRELVAWVSHDLRTPLAGMRAMAEALEDGVVSDPATVARYHGQIKLEVERLSAMVDDLFELSRIHAGALRLSRARIGLADLVADTVAGAEPLARAKGVRLAAEAMGAVPVEADPGALGRALGNLVVNAIRHTPSDRTVVLRAGVEAGMACLSVSDCCGGIPDEDLPRVFDVAFRGEAARTPTPDGGAGLGLAIAQGIVEAHDGMIGVVNDGPGCRFEIRLPLVR is encoded by the coding sequence ATGACCGGCCTCGGCGGGCTCGCGCGGGCCGCCGCGATGGGCGACCTGGGCGTGATCGTGGCGGTCACCGCCGGGCTCGGACTGGTGGTGGCCGTGCTCGGCGTGTGGGCGACGTGGTCGCTGCGCAGGCGGTCCATCGGCGTGATGCTGGCCGTGGTGATGGTGGTCTCGGTCGTCGCGACCCTGGCGGGCGTGGTGGCCATCACGCTCATGATGATCATCGAGGGCCGGGTGCGCGACATCGTGCTCAGCGTCGTCGCCGTGGGCGGGCTGGTGGGGCTGGGAGTGGCGTTCGCGCTGGCCAGGCGGGTCGTGGGGGAGAGCAGGCGGCTGGTCGCCGCCGTACGGGAACTGCCGTTCACCGCGCCCCGAGGGCTGCCCGCCGAGCTGCAGACGATCGCCGACACGCTGGAGGAGGCGAGCGCCCGCGAGCGAGCCCTGGAGGAGGCGCGGCGCGAGCTGGTGGCGTGGGTCAGCCACGACCTGCGCACCCCCCTCGCCGGGATGCGGGCGATGGCCGAGGCGCTGGAGGACGGGGTGGTGTCCGACCCGGCGACCGTCGCCCGCTACCACGGGCAGATCAAGCTGGAGGTGGAGCGCCTGTCGGCGATGGTGGACGACCTGTTCGAGTTGTCGCGCATCCACGCCGGGGCGCTGCGGCTCTCGCGGGCCAGGATCGGCCTGGCCGACCTGGTGGCCGACACCGTCGCCGGAGCCGAGCCGCTGGCCCGCGCCAAGGGGGTGCGGCTGGCCGCCGAGGCGATGGGGGCCGTGCCTGTGGAGGCCGACCCGGGGGCGCTCGGCCGGGCGCTGGGCAACCTCGTGGTCAACGCGATCCGCCACACGCCATCCGACCGGACCGTCGTGCTGCGGGCGGGGGTCGAGGCGGGGATGGCCTGCCTGTCGGTCTCCGACTGCTGCGGCGGGATCCCGGACGAGGACCTGCCACGGGTGTTCGACGTGGCGTTCAGGGGCGAGGCCGCCCGGACGCCGACGCCCGACGGGGGAGCCGGGCTCGGCCTGGCGATCGCCCAGGGCATCGTCGAGGCCCACGATGGGATGATCGGCGTGGTCAACGACGGGCCCGGATGCCGTTTCGAGATCCGGCTCCCCCTGGTGCGCTGA
- a CDS encoding YidC/Oxa1 family membrane protein insertase: MIDSLVTFVVGMSGGHAALAIVLFTLAVRVLLLPLSVRQARSAKVKERLAPELRRLQKRFGRDPQRLSKEVSALYAREGSSPFAGILPGLAQLPFLWLMYQVATHPTALAGQQLLGVPLGQQVAGVVANYGLISWPFSVFAVIIALVALVAWLSSRKIRATLTEEQPETLRKIMPLLPWGSVVAAAMLPLAAGLYLLVSTAWTFGERAVLAARVG; the protein is encoded by the coding sequence ATGATCGATTCTCTTGTCACGTTCGTCGTCGGCATGTCCGGGGGCCACGCCGCCCTCGCCATCGTGCTGTTCACACTGGCCGTACGGGTGCTGCTGCTCCCGCTGAGCGTCCGGCAGGCGCGCAGCGCCAAGGTCAAGGAGCGGCTGGCGCCGGAGCTGCGCCGGCTGCAGAAGCGGTTCGGGCGCGATCCGCAGCGGCTCAGCAAGGAGGTCTCCGCGCTGTACGCCAGGGAGGGCAGCTCGCCGTTCGCCGGAATCCTGCCGGGGCTGGCCCAGTTGCCGTTCCTGTGGCTGATGTACCAGGTCGCCACGCATCCGACCGCGCTCGCCGGCCAGCAGTTGCTGGGGGTTCCGCTGGGTCAGCAGGTGGCCGGCGTGGTAGCCAATTACGGACTGATCAGTTGGCCATTTTCGGTCTTCGCTGTGATCATCGCACTGGTCGCACTGGTGGCGTGGCTGTCGTCACGGAAGATCCGCGCCACGCTCACGGAGGAGCAGCCCGAAACGCTGCGGAAGATCATGCCGTTGCTGCCGTGGGGCTCGGTCGTCGCCGCGGCGATGCTGCCGCTGGCCGCCGGACTGTACCTCCTGGTGTCCACGGCCTGGACCTTCGGCGAGCGCGCCGTGCTGGCCGCCCGCGTCGGCTAG
- a CDS encoding ATP-binding protein, whose product MVLLPYAPSSVAVARQRLSTDLQDLGVFDAAIDDAVLVVSELLSNALRHAHPLPSGMVKVAWLRSGDRIEVAVSDGGAATEPRAGRPTLSSLGGRGLGIVEYVAESWGVRHDGEMTTVWAILSAPNGNGSMNGHVAALREAG is encoded by the coding sequence ATGGTGCTGCTGCCGTACGCGCCGTCCAGCGTCGCCGTTGCCCGCCAGCGTCTGAGCACTGACCTGCAGGATCTCGGCGTGTTCGACGCCGCGATCGACGACGCCGTACTGGTGGTGAGCGAGCTGCTCAGCAATGCGCTGAGACACGCCCATCCGTTGCCGTCGGGCATGGTCAAGGTGGCGTGGCTGCGCAGCGGCGACCGGATCGAGGTGGCGGTGAGCGACGGGGGAGCCGCCACCGAGCCGCGCGCGGGCCGCCCCACCCTCTCATCGCTGGGGGGCAGGGGGCTCGGCATCGTCGAGTACGTGGCCGAGAGCTGGGGCGTTCGCCATGACGGCGAGATGACGACCGTGTGGGCCATCCTGTCCGCGCCCAACGGCAACGGCTCGATGAACGGGCACGTCGCAGCCCTGAGAGAGGCCGGCTAG
- a CDS encoding glycosyltransferase family 2 protein: MTAGEDGVTDATHAPADGDTAVVVPAKDEAHRIGATVTAALALPGVDLVVVVDDGSADQTGKVARAAGARVVRHSRNRGKAAAMETGAEAVRLLDGPTPRHLLFLDADLGDTAGAAAALVAPVRAGEADMTIAVFATRVRLGGHGMVVRLARDGIRRATGFEARQPLNGQRCLTRDAFEAARPLAHGFGVETGLTIDLLRKGFRVTEVEVEMSHRATGTDWRAQLHRARQLRDVGLALAAREPLIAQNLNKLRANR; this comes from the coding sequence ATGACGGCTGGGGAGGACGGTGTGACCGACGCCACGCACGCACCGGCCGACGGCGACACCGCCGTGGTCGTGCCCGCCAAGGACGAGGCCCACCGCATCGGCGCCACCGTCACCGCGGCCTTGGCCCTGCCGGGCGTCGATCTGGTGGTGGTCGTCGACGACGGCTCGGCCGACCAGACCGGCAAGGTCGCGCGGGCCGCCGGGGCGCGGGTCGTGCGCCACAGCCGTAACCGCGGCAAGGCCGCCGCCATGGAGACGGGCGCCGAGGCCGTCCGCCTGCTGGACGGCCCGACGCCGCGCCACTTACTCTTCCTCGACGCCGACCTCGGCGACACCGCCGGTGCGGCGGCCGCGCTCGTCGCGCCGGTCCGCGCGGGCGAGGCCGACATGACGATCGCCGTCTTCGCCACCCGGGTCAGGCTCGGCGGCCACGGCATGGTCGTCAGGCTGGCGCGTGACGGCATCCGCCGCGCCACGGGCTTCGAGGCCAGGCAGCCGCTCAACGGCCAGCGCTGTCTCACCCGCGACGCCTTCGAGGCCGCCCGGCCGCTGGCCCACGGGTTCGGCGTGGAGACCGGGCTGACGATCGACCTGCTGCGCAAGGGTTTCCGGGTGACGGAGGTCGAGGTGGAGATGAGCCACCGAGCCACGGGCACCGACTGGCGCGCCCAGCTCCATCGCGCCAGGCAGCTCAGGGACGTGGGGCTCGCTCTGGCGGCTCGCGAGCCGCTGATCGCCCAAAACCTCAACAAACTTCGCGCCAACCGCTGA
- a CDS encoding methylated-DNA--[protein]-cysteine S-methyltransferase — protein MRREEGEGMAGGDIDALLRVTSPTYRGQSPPDIAFGTYDGAVGRMVLAVSGKGLVACSYDDEHVVFERVSRHVGTFIGPDARRLDPVRRELDAYFSGRLRAFATPVDLALATPFARTVLQKTMAVPYGTTATLDAIAERIGRPRALRAVGNALSSNPVCVVVPCHRVVPGDGALGDYAGGTAAKRHLLTVETRALA, from the coding sequence TTGCGACGGGAAGAGGGTGAGGGGATGGCGGGCGGCGACATCGATGCTCTGCTGCGGGTCACCTCGCCCACCTACCGCGGACAGTCGCCCCCCGACATCGCGTTCGGCACCTACGACGGCGCCGTCGGCAGGATGGTGCTCGCGGTGTCCGGCAAGGGCCTCGTGGCGTGCAGCTACGACGACGAACACGTCGTCTTCGAGCGGGTGTCCCGGCACGTCGGCACGTTCATCGGCCCCGACGCCCGCCGGCTCGACCCGGTGCGCCGGGAGCTCGACGCCTACTTCTCCGGCCGGCTGCGCGCCTTCGCCACACCGGTCGACCTGGCCCTCGCCACGCCGTTCGCGCGCACGGTGCTGCAGAAGACGATGGCGGTTCCCTACGGCACGACGGCCACCCTCGACGCGATCGCCGAGCGCATCGGCCGGCCGCGCGCGCTGCGGGCGGTCGGCAACGCGCTCAGCTCCAACCCGGTGTGCGTGGTGGTGCCCTGTCACCGCGTCGTCCCGGGCGACGGCGCGCTCGGCGACTACGCCGGAGGCACCGCCGCCAAGCGCCACCTGCTCACCGTCGAGACGCGCGCCCTCGCCTGA
- a CDS encoding DUF6412 domain-containing protein yields the protein MTAFLLDPWLMGVTMVAVLLLVSWAARLLPLGTAEPSGFPLVYARRTAFQRQRDPGAAGRPRPRAPSPCPASR from the coding sequence GTGACCGCGTTCCTGCTCGACCCCTGGCTGATGGGCGTCACGATGGTGGCGGTCCTGCTGCTGGTCAGCTGGGCCGCCAGGCTGCTGCCGCTCGGCACCGCCGAGCCGTCCGGCTTCCCGCTGGTCTACGCCCGGCGCACGGCGTTCCAGCGGCAGCGCGATCCCGGCGCGGCCGGCCGGCCACGCCCCCGAGCGCCTTCCCCCTGCCCCGCTTCCCGTTAG
- a CDS encoding response regulator transcription factor, with the protein MNTRILVVEDDPTVAEVVARYLERDGHEVECVGDGAEALRRALARPPDLMVLDLMLPKVDGLQVCRRLRERWPVPVIMLTALGEEIDRVVGLETGADDYVTKPFSPRELALRVQSVLRRARGASVTAGSGVLRDAGLVVDVGAHEVRLDGGEVPLTAREFDLLAYLMRNPRQAFSRSALLNQVWGWSFGDSSTVTVHVRRLREKIEPDPTRPRRIVTVWGVGYRYEPLESPG; encoded by the coding sequence GTGAACACGCGCATCCTCGTGGTCGAGGACGATCCCACCGTGGCCGAGGTGGTGGCGCGCTACCTGGAGCGCGACGGGCACGAGGTGGAGTGCGTCGGCGACGGGGCGGAGGCGCTGCGGCGGGCGCTGGCCCGGCCGCCCGACCTCATGGTGCTCGACCTCATGCTGCCCAAGGTCGACGGGCTGCAGGTGTGCCGCAGGCTCCGCGAACGCTGGCCCGTCCCGGTCATCATGCTGACCGCCCTGGGCGAGGAGATCGACCGCGTGGTGGGCCTGGAGACGGGTGCCGACGACTACGTGACCAAGCCGTTCAGCCCCCGCGAGCTGGCGCTGCGCGTCCAGTCCGTGCTGCGGCGGGCGCGTGGCGCGTCCGTCACGGCCGGCTCGGGGGTGCTGCGCGACGCCGGCCTGGTCGTCGACGTGGGGGCCCACGAGGTACGGCTGGACGGCGGCGAGGTGCCGCTGACCGCCCGCGAGTTCGACCTGCTCGCCTACCTGATGCGCAACCCCCGCCAGGCGTTCAGCCGGTCGGCGCTGCTGAACCAGGTGTGGGGCTGGTCGTTCGGCGACTCCTCGACGGTGACGGTGCACGTCAGGCGGCTGCGCGAGAAGATCGAGCCCGACCCGACGCGGCCGCGCAGGATCGTCACGGTGTGGGGCGTCGGCTACCGCTACGAGCCCCTGGAGTCGCCGGGATGA